GCTGGACGGGCGATTCCTCGTTCATGGCCTTCGCCTCGCAGACGCGGGTCATCCCCGAGCACATCGACTCCACCTATGCGGCCCTGCGGCCCCTTTTCGACCAATATACAGCCTAGCGCCAAAAGGAGATCTTCCATGCGTTTCATCAAGTTCCTGGCCGTGATCGCCCTGTTCGTGCTGACCATGGCCCTGTTCGCCCAGAACCTGCCGGTGCTGGGCGCGCCCCTGTCCCTGGGGCTGACCCTGTTCGACGCGCAGCTCTTCGCCCTGGAATCGCCGCTGTACATGTTCCTGCTGGCCGCCTTCTTCCTGGGCAGCGTGCTGACCCTGCTCTACTTCTTCCTGGAAAAGCTGCGCACCGGGCGCGAGCTGGCGCGGGCCAACCGCAAGCTGGCCACCCTGGAGCAGGAAGTGACCTCGCTGCGCAACCTGCCGCTGTCCGACGCCACCCCGGCGCAGGACAACTAGCACCCCCGGGGGCAGTCATGACCTGGTGGCGCGACATCCTGGACGGCAAGCCCGTGCGGCCCATGGGCGGCGGCGGGCGCGCGACCCTGTTCCAGGACGCGGGCGCCGTTTCCGGCGACACCCAGGCCGCCATCGCCGAACTCTCCCAGGTGGTGCGCGCCAACCCCGACGCGGTGGAGATCTACCTCGCCCTGGGCAATCTCTACCGCTCCCACGGCGAGATCGAGCGCGCCGTGCAGATCCGCCAGAGCCTCATCGTCCGCCCCGGGCTGGACAGGGAGGTCCAGGCCAAGGCCTGGTTCGAGCTGGGCCGCGACTTCAAGCGCGGCGGCTTCCTGGACCGGGCCATGCACGCCTTCGAACAGGCCCGCAGGCTGGGCGGGGACTCCGACGCCGTGATGGCCGAGCTGGCCCGGCTCACCGCCGACAGCGGGGACCACGAGCAGGCCGCCCGCCACTACGCCCGCCTGGGCAACCCGGTGGCCGAGGCGCACCATCTGGTCCGCCTGGCCACGGACCGCTTCGCCGACGGCCAGCAGGCCCAGGGCTACAAATGGCTGCGCAAGGCCCTCAAGGCCCACCCCGGCTCCCTGGAGGCCTGGATCGAGCTCATGCGCCAGGCCCTGGCCGCGAACAACTGGCGCGAGGTCGGCCACCATCTGGCCCGCGCCCTGGACAGCGTGCAGCCCGACCAGCGCTTCGTGCTGCTGGAAGGGCTGCTGGAGGCGGCCAAGGTCCGCGAGTTGGGCCCCGGCGCGGCCATGCAGGCCGACAAGCCCTTCCAGTACCATCCGCGCCGGGAGCTGACCGCCGTGGCCCTGCCCCTGCTGGAGCGCCACGACGACGACCTGCTGCTGCAATTCTACGCGGCCTGGATGCTCTACGGCGACGACCCCGAGGCCTCGCGGCGCTGGCTGGAGCGGACCCTGGTGCTCAACCCCGGGTTCTGGCCCGCGCGCCTGGAACTGCTGGCCCTGGACACCCAGGGCCAGGAGCTGGGCGAGTCCTTCCGCACCCAGCTCGACTTTTTCGTGCACCGCGCCCGCGAGCTCAAGCGCTTCGTCTGCCGCCGCTGCGGCCTCAAGCGCGAGCAGCTCTTCTTCCTGTGCCCGCGCTGCAAGAGCTGGCACTCCATCAAATACCGCACCGTGCTCACCGAATAGATGACCGCCAAAAGCCCCGGCGCAGCGCCGCCCCAGGAGCCCGGGGTCAAAATGACCCCCATGTTCGAGCAGTACCTGCGCATCAAGCAGGAGCACCCCGGCACCCTGCTCTTCTACCGCATGGGCGACTTCTACGAGTTGTTCTTCGACGACGCGCGCACCGCCGCGCGCGAATTGCAGATCACCCTGACCTCGCGCAACAAGCAGTCCGACAACCCCGTGCCCATGGCCGGGGTGCCGCACCATTCTTACTGGGACTACGCCGCCCGCCTGCTGGACAAGGGCTACCGCGTGGCCGTGTGCGATCAGGTCCAGGACCCGCGCGAGGCCAAGGGGCTGGTGGAGCGCCAGGTGACCCGCGTGCTGACCCCGGGCACCCTGGTGGAGGACGAGAACCTCGACGCCAAGGACCACAACTACCTCTGCGCCCTGTACTTCGACGCCGACAAGGACGCCGGGGGCCTGGCCTGGGCCGACGTGTCCACGGGCGAGTGGTCCGGGCTGGCCGCCGCCCGCCAGGAGCAGCTCTGGCAGTGGCTGGCCAAGCTCGGGCCCAGCGAAATCCTGCTGCCCGTGGGGCACGAGCCGCCCCGCAGCCACCAGGGCCTGGCCCGGCGGGTGAACCACCTGCCCGCGCGCTCGCATTTCGATCTGGCCGCCGCCACGCGCCATGTGCTGCGCGACCAGGGCGTGGCCGACCTCGCGGCCCTGGACCTGGCCGACAAGCCCCAGCTCGTGCAGGCCATGGGCGCCATCCTCGTCTACCTGCGCCAGACGCAGATGCGCGAGGACTTCCGCCTGGCGCCCTTCAAGCCCCTGAACCTCGCCCGGCACCTTTTGCTGGACGACGTGACCGAGCGCAACCTGGAGCTGTTCCGCCGTCTGGACGGCTCACGCGGGCGCGGCACCCTGTGGGCCGTGCTGGACGCAACGCTGACGCCCATGGGCGGGCGGCTTTTGGCCGGGCGGCTGCGCATGCCCTGGAAGGACCTGGCGCCCATCGTCAAGACCCAGGACTGCGTGCGCCTGTTCGTCGAGGATGACACCCTGCGCGCGGACCTGCGCACGCTCCTGGATTCGGTCTACGACCTGGAACGGCTGGTGACGCGCATCCGCATGAACCGCGCCACCCCGCGCGATTTCGTCGCCCTGCGCGGCTCTTTGGGCGCCCTGCCCGGGCTGCGCGAGCGGCTGGCCGGGGCCGTGGAAACGCACGCCGACGACGCCCCGGCGGCCCTGCGCCAGCTCCTGGGCGGGTGGGACAGCCTGGACGACTACGCCACCCTGCTGCACCGCGCCCTGGAGGACTCGCCGCCGCCCGTGGTCACCGAGGGCGGGCTGTTCCGGCGCGGCTACCACCCCGAGCTGGACGAGCTCATGGACCTGACCGACCACGGCCAGGCCCAGGTCCAGGGGCTGCTGGAAGCCGAGCGCGCCGCCTCGGGGCTGGACAAGCTGAAGCTCGGCTTCAACCGCGTGTTCGGCTACTATTTCGAGCTGCCCAAGTCCCTGGCGGACAAGGCGCCCTACCACTTCACCCGCCGCCAGACCCTGGCCAACTGCGAGCGCTACGCCACGCCCCAGCTCGCCGAGCTGGAGGAGCGCATCCTGCACGCCGCCGACCGGCGCAAGGAGCTGGAATTCGCGCTGTTCAAGGAGCTGCGCGCCGGGGTGGCCGAGGCTGCCCACCGCTTCCTGGACATGGCCCAGCGTCTGGCGGCCATCGACTGCTGGCAGGGCCTGGCCGAGACCGCCCGCCGCCGGGGCTGGACGCGCCCCGAGCTGCACGACGGGCTGGACGTGACCATCCGCGAGGGGCGCCACCCGGTGGTGGAGGCCATGCAGGGCACGGCGGGCTACATCCCCAACGACCTGCACCTGACCCAGGACAAGCGCCTCTTGGTCATCACCGGCCCGAACATGGCCGGCAAGTCCACGGTGCTGCGTCAGGCGGCCATCATCTGCATCCTGGCCCAGATCGGCTCCTATGTGCCCGCCGCCAGCGCCAGCATCGGGCTGGCCGACCGCATCTTCTCGCGCGTGGGCGCCTCGGACAATCTGGCCGAGGGCCAGAGCACCTTCATGGTCGAGATGAGCGAGACCGCGCGCATCCTGCGTCAGGCCGGGGCGCGCAGTCTGGTCATCCTCGACGAGATCGGGCGCGGCACCAGCACCTTCGACGGCCTGGCCCTGGCCTGGGCCGTGGTGGAGGAGCTGGCCGCGCGCGGCAAGGGCGGCGTGCGCACCCTGTTCGCCACGCACTACCACGAGCTGACGGCCCTGGAGGGCGAGATTCCGGGGGTGGCCAACTTCAACGTGGCCGTGCGCGAATACCGCGACGAGATCATCTTCCTGCGGCGCATGGTGCCCGGCCCGTCGGACCGCAGCTACGGCATCCAGGTGGCCCAGCTGGCCGGGGTGCCCCGGCGGGTGGTGGCCCGCGCCAAGGACATCCTGGCCGGGCTGGAGGCCCGCTCGGGCGGGGCGCATTCCGTGCTGGCCCTGGCCGCCCCGGCCCAGGGGCTGCTGCCCGGGCTTGCGCCCCCGGCGCCGCCCGCCGCGCCCCAGGCCCCGGCGGCGCCGGACATCCCGCCCCGGGTGCGGGCCTTCATGGACGAGCTGGAGCGCCTGGAGGTTGACCGCCTGACCCCCATTGAGGCATTGAACTTCCTGTACACATGGAAAGCGACAACCCTGTGCCCCCCCTGCGAGGACGATTAGGATGCAGCCCTCTTTCCGTTTGGTCCTTGCGACCCTCGCGGCCCTGGCGGCCCTGACCCTCGTGGCCGGGTGCGGCAAGAAGATCTGGCCCGAGCCCTCCGCCCCCGAAGACGCCTTCAGCTTCGTGCGCACCCAGGGGGAGCTGTCCTCGGGTTGCCTGATGGTCCAGTCCCGCGTGGCGGGCGCCTGGCGCAACCTGCGCGCCGTGCACCTCGAGCTGGCCTGGGACGACTGCGAGGGCTGCCCCTTCCAGGCCATGGAAACCCGCGAATTCGTGCCCGGCGACGCCTTCAGCACCCTGGAACAGGGCCGCCTGGCGCTTACGGCCTGCGGCCTGGACCCCGCCAAGGCCTACCGCTGGCGCCTGACGGGCAAGAGCATCCACAGGACCCTGCGCGACGTGCGCACGGAGGTCATGACCACAACTCCCTAAGCCTGCCGCAACCCCCTGGGAGAACCGACCCATGCATCACTTCGAATACCGCGGCGGCGAACTGTACGCCGAGGACGTGCCCGTGCGCGAGCTGGCCGAACGCCACGGCACGCCCCTGTACGTCTATTCCGCCGCCACCCTGCGCCGCCATTTCGAGGCCTTCGACTCGGCCTTCGAAGGGCTCGACCGGCTGACCTGCTACTCCGTCAAGGCCAACTCCAACCTCGGGGTGCTGCGCCTGCTCGGCGCCATGGGCGCGGGCATGGACATCGTGTCCGGCGGCGAGCTGCACCGCGCGCTCAAGGCGGGCATCCCCGCCGAACGCATCGTCTACTCCGGCGTGGGCAAGCGCCCCGAGGAGATCGAACAGGCCCTGGAAGCGGGCATCCTGATGTTCAACGTCGAGTCCGTGGGCGAGCTGGAGCGCATCGGGCGCATCGCCTCGCGCCTGGGCCGCACGGCGGACATCTCGCTGCGCATCAACCCCGACGTGGACCCCAAGACCCACCCGTACATCTCCACGGGCATGAAGAAGAACAAGTTCGGCCTGGACATGGGCACCGCCATGGCCACCTACCTGCGCGCCCGCGACTTGCCCGGGGTCAACCCCGTGGGCATCGACTGCCACATCGGCTCGCAGCTTACGACCCTGGAGCCCTTCCTGGAAGCCCTGGACAAGCTGCTCGACTTCTGGCGCGCCC
This is a stretch of genomic DNA from Desulfocurvus vexinensis DSM 17965. It encodes these proteins:
- a CDS encoding tetratricopeptide repeat protein, coding for MTWWRDILDGKPVRPMGGGGRATLFQDAGAVSGDTQAAIAELSQVVRANPDAVEIYLALGNLYRSHGEIERAVQIRQSLIVRPGLDREVQAKAWFELGRDFKRGGFLDRAMHAFEQARRLGGDSDAVMAELARLTADSGDHEQAARHYARLGNPVAEAHHLVRLATDRFADGQQAQGYKWLRKALKAHPGSLEAWIELMRQALAANNWREVGHHLARALDSVQPDQRFVLLEGLLEAAKVRELGPGAAMQADKPFQYHPRRELTAVALPLLERHDDDLLLQFYAAWMLYGDDPEASRRWLERTLVLNPGFWPARLELLALDTQGQELGESFRTQLDFFVHRARELKRFVCRRCGLKREQLFFLCPRCKSWHSIKYRTVLTE
- the mutS gene encoding DNA mismatch repair protein MutS, with translation MTAKSPGAAPPQEPGVKMTPMFEQYLRIKQEHPGTLLFYRMGDFYELFFDDARTAARELQITLTSRNKQSDNPVPMAGVPHHSYWDYAARLLDKGYRVAVCDQVQDPREAKGLVERQVTRVLTPGTLVEDENLDAKDHNYLCALYFDADKDAGGLAWADVSTGEWSGLAAARQEQLWQWLAKLGPSEILLPVGHEPPRSHQGLARRVNHLPARSHFDLAAATRHVLRDQGVADLAALDLADKPQLVQAMGAILVYLRQTQMREDFRLAPFKPLNLARHLLLDDVTERNLELFRRLDGSRGRGTLWAVLDATLTPMGGRLLAGRLRMPWKDLAPIVKTQDCVRLFVEDDTLRADLRTLLDSVYDLERLVTRIRMNRATPRDFVALRGSLGALPGLRERLAGAVETHADDAPAALRQLLGGWDSLDDYATLLHRALEDSPPPVVTEGGLFRRGYHPELDELMDLTDHGQAQVQGLLEAERAASGLDKLKLGFNRVFGYYFELPKSLADKAPYHFTRRQTLANCERYATPQLAELEERILHAADRRKELEFALFKELRAGVAEAAHRFLDMAQRLAAIDCWQGLAETARRRGWTRPELHDGLDVTIREGRHPVVEAMQGTAGYIPNDLHLTQDKRLLVITGPNMAGKSTVLRQAAIICILAQIGSYVPAASASIGLADRIFSRVGASDNLAEGQSTFMVEMSETARILRQAGARSLVILDEIGRGTSTFDGLALAWAVVEELAARGKGGVRTLFATHYHELTALEGEIPGVANFNVAVREYRDEIIFLRRMVPGPSDRSYGIQVAQLAGVPRRVVARAKDILAGLEARSGGAHSVLALAAPAQGLLPGLAPPAPPAAPQAPAAPDIPPRVRAFMDELERLEVDRLTPIEALNFLYTWKATTLCPPCEDD
- the lysA gene encoding diaminopimelate decarboxylase, which produces MHHFEYRGGELYAEDVPVRELAERHGTPLYVYSAATLRRHFEAFDSAFEGLDRLTCYSVKANSNLGVLRLLGAMGAGMDIVSGGELHRALKAGIPAERIVYSGVGKRPEEIEQALEAGILMFNVESVGELERIGRIASRLGRTADISLRINPDVDPKTHPYISTGMKKNKFGLDMGTAMATYLRARDLPGVNPVGIDCHIGSQLTTLEPFLEALDKLLDFWRALGAEGIAIKYLDLGGGLGITYDAEEPPHPREFGRALAERLRGLPLKLILEPGRVIAGNAGILVSRVLYTKDTPSKHFLIADAAMNDLIRPSLYGSYHKIIPVLEQERPRRAVDVVGPICESGDFLARDRELPEVEQDELLAVLSAGAYGFTMSSNYNSRPRAAELIVDGAEVIVARRRETCADLTALED
- a CDS encoding lipopolysaccharide assembly protein LapA domain-containing protein yields the protein MRFIKFLAVIALFVLTMALFAQNLPVLGAPLSLGLTLFDAQLFALESPLYMFLLAAFFLGSVLTLLYFFLEKLRTGRELARANRKLATLEQEVTSLRNLPLSDATPAQDN